Proteins encoded within one genomic window of Spirulina major PCC 6313:
- a CDS encoding response regulator transcription factor, which translates to MKRILLVDDDHTLRNNLKDYLEEVGYQVEGVSEPQAAIALLEKTPPDLIISDVMMPAMNGLEFCRQVRAIPSGQLIPFIFLSGKNELEDRIRGHEMGADDYMTKPFVLRELLVKIEAQLERSRRIHSEIVRMMQQMSGTAGIHSTSLGIETTTPPEPLPLTPAEERVFWEVIQGFTNKQISDRLFISPRTVQSHLSNILSKLNLENRAQLVRFAYEQGHRAPQTNSES; encoded by the coding sequence ATGAAACGAATTCTCTTGGTTGATGATGACCACACGCTCCGCAACAACCTCAAAGACTATCTTGAGGAGGTGGGCTATCAAGTGGAGGGGGTGAGCGAACCTCAAGCGGCGATCGCGCTGCTGGAGAAAACCCCGCCGGACTTGATTATTTCCGATGTGATGATGCCGGCCATGAATGGCTTAGAGTTTTGTCGGCAGGTGCGGGCGATTCCGTCGGGGCAGTTGATTCCGTTTATTTTCCTGTCGGGTAAAAACGAACTCGAAGATCGGATTCGCGGCCATGAGATGGGGGCGGATGACTACATGACGAAGCCCTTTGTGCTGCGAGAATTGCTGGTGAAAATTGAGGCGCAACTGGAGCGATCGCGCCGCATCCACAGTGAAATTGTCCGGATGATGCAACAAATGAGCGGCACAGCGGGCATTCATTCCACCTCCCTCGGCATTGAAACCACTACGCCCCCGGAACCTCTCCCCCTCACCCCCGCTGAAGAGCGGGTTTTTTGGGAAGTGATCCAGGGCTTCACCAATAAACAAATCAGCGATCGCCTTTTCATCTCCCCCCGCACCGTCCAAAGCCACCTGAGCAACATCCTCAGCAAGCTCAACCTGGAAAACCGCGCCCAACTGGTAAGATTTGCTTACGAACAGGGGCATCGCGCCCCCCAGACAAACTCAGAATCCTAA
- a CDS encoding glycosyltransferase translates to MDISPLAPDVSVVVPIYNEVESVERLVNAIAASLQPTSLRYEILCIDDGSTDGSGELLRKLAQERRYLRAIILRRNYGQTPAMAAGFKHAQGLTIVTLDGDLQNDPADIPILLAKLEEGYDLVSGWRKNRQDAALTRLLPSKIANWLIARITGVRVHDYGCSLKAYRAELVADMNLYGELHRFLPALAFIEGARIAELPVRHQARQFGQSKYGLGRTFRVVLDLMTIFFMKRFLTRPMHVFGVAGLVSTLLGVALGLYLTVLKFALGQQIGDRPLLILVVILISIGVQFFSIGLLGELLMRTYHESQGRPIYRIREII, encoded by the coding sequence ATGGACATTTCCCCCCTCGCCCCTGATGTTTCCGTTGTTGTGCCGATCTATAACGAAGTGGAAAGTGTGGAGCGGTTGGTGAATGCGATCGCCGCCAGCCTCCAGCCCACCAGCCTCCGCTATGAAATCCTCTGCATTGACGACGGCTCCACCGATGGCTCTGGTGAACTCCTCCGCAAACTCGCCCAAGAACGCCGCTACCTTCGCGCCATTATCCTCCGCCGCAACTACGGCCAAACCCCCGCCATGGCCGCCGGTTTCAAACACGCCCAAGGCTTAACCATCGTCACCCTTGACGGCGACCTCCAAAATGATCCCGCCGATATCCCCATCCTCCTCGCCAAACTCGAAGAAGGCTACGACCTCGTCAGCGGGTGGCGCAAAAACCGCCAAGATGCCGCCCTCACCCGTTTATTACCGTCCAAAATTGCTAACTGGCTGATTGCCCGCATTACCGGCGTGCGCGTCCATGATTACGGCTGCTCCCTCAAGGCCTATCGCGCCGAACTCGTGGCGGATATGAACCTCTACGGTGAACTGCACCGCTTCCTCCCGGCCTTGGCCTTTATTGAAGGGGCCCGGATCGCAGAATTGCCCGTGCGCCACCAGGCCCGGCAGTTTGGTCAGAGCAAGTACGGCTTGGGGCGAACGTTTCGGGTCGTGCTGGACTTGATGACGATCTTTTTTATGAAGCGCTTTTTGACCCGGCCGATGCATGTGTTTGGCGTGGCTGGACTGGTTTCGACATTGTTGGGGGTTGCCTTGGGGCTTTATCTGACGGTGTTAAAGTTTGCCCTCGGACAACAGATTGGCGATCGCCCCCTGCTCATTCTCGTCGTGATTTTAATTTCCATTGGCGTTCAGTTCTTTAGCATCGGTCTCCTGGGGGAACTTCTGATGCGTACCTATCACGAATCCCAAGGCCGCCCCATTTACCGCATTCGAGAAATCATCTAG
- a CDS encoding Uma2 family endonuclease yields MIAAKENFPTFTPEEYFAWEEQQLEKHELIDGRVHLRGQVDAMTGGSKNHSLLAARLITLCSVHLEGSRCDTATSDLPINLLESNDYTYPDVSVTCDDRDQTTTQYIRYPCLIVEVLSPSTEAYDRGEKFRRYRQNPALIDYLLVSSTSIVVDLYHKNDAGDWLILNYQPGDVIELKSINLSFPIESLYRGLNLTETPPMSP; encoded by the coding sequence ATGATTGCCGCTAAAGAGAATTTTCCCACGTTCACCCCGGAGGAATATTTCGCCTGGGAAGAACAACAACTCGAAAAGCATGAACTGATTGACGGTCGAGTGCATCTAAGGGGTCAAGTGGATGCGATGACCGGCGGCAGTAAAAACCATAGTTTACTCGCGGCTCGATTGATTACGTTATGTTCTGTTCATTTAGAAGGCAGTCGGTGCGATACTGCCACATCAGATCTACCCATTAACCTCTTAGAAAGCAATGATTACACCTATCCTGATGTCAGTGTCACCTGTGACGATCGCGATCAAACCACAACCCAATATATTCGCTATCCTTGCTTAATTGTTGAAGTGCTTTCACCCAGTACCGAAGCCTACGACCGAGGCGAAAAATTCCGCCGCTATCGTCAAAATCCGGCCCTCATCGATTATCTCTTAGTCAGTTCTACGAGCATTGTAGTTGACTTATATCACAAAAATGATGCCGGTGATTGGTTGATTCTGAATTACCAACCGGGGGATGTAATTGAACTGAAAAGTATTAACCTCAGCTTTCCCATTGAGTCACTTTATCGCGGTCTGAATCTCACCGAGACTCCACCTATGAGTCCATAG
- a CDS encoding allophanate hydrolase-related protein: protein MSDTEITRVFICGSALRGQPDHGTIAETEFLGAVKTQPNYRLHSVYDQHPGVYEVETDGIAIAGELYAMTPAQYQHLLDNEPPNLYPGPVTLEDGSDATAMLYPQDLIEANNLPDVSQFGGWTAYKASLG, encoded by the coding sequence ATGAGCGACACAGAAATCACGCGGGTTTTTATTTGCGGTTCTGCTTTACGGGGGCAACCCGATCACGGCACGATCGCAGAAACAGAATTTCTCGGTGCGGTGAAAACCCAACCCAACTATCGACTGCATTCAGTTTATGATCAGCATCCGGGTGTGTATGAAGTCGAGACTGATGGGATTGCGATCGCGGGGGAACTCTACGCCATGACCCCGGCACAATATCAGCACCTCCTCGATAACGAACCGCCAAATCTCTATCCAGGGCCCGTCACCCTCGAAGATGGCAGCGACGCGACGGCGATGCTCTACCCCCAAGACCTGATCGAAGCCAACAACCTGCCGGATGTGTCGCAGTTTGGCGGCTGGACGGCCTATAAAGCCTCATTAGGGTAA
- a CDS encoding LysE family translocator, translated as MIDQATLFTYLVILLGFVFIPGPAVLLTLARSTSSGVRVGLATGLGIAVGDVLHTVLAVVGVSAVILTSALIFSVVKYLGAAYLIYLGIKAIGTKIDPKLPITTNTLDAKTAFRQAVFLEVLNPKSAMFFLAFLPQFVNPENGFIAVQLLTLGLLFVLMGLFSTATVAFSAGHVGTFLRRNPVVMRWQNKTVGGIYCGLGIRLALQEQ; from the coding sequence ATGATCGATCAAGCAACATTATTCACATATTTAGTGATCCTGCTGGGTTTTGTTTTTATTCCGGGGCCAGCGGTATTATTGACCTTAGCCCGTTCCACCAGTTCCGGAGTCCGAGTGGGCCTCGCCACTGGATTGGGCATTGCAGTGGGGGATGTTCTGCATACTGTCTTGGCTGTGGTCGGAGTCTCGGCGGTGATCCTCACCTCTGCCTTGATTTTCAGCGTCGTCAAATATTTAGGGGCAGCCTATTTGATCTATTTGGGAATCAAGGCCATCGGCACAAAAATTGACCCGAAATTACCCATCACAACCAATACGCTCGATGCCAAAACAGCATTTCGGCAAGCGGTTTTCTTGGAAGTTTTGAACCCAAAATCGGCGATGTTTTTCTTGGCGTTTTTACCGCAATTCGTGAACCCGGAGAATGGTTTTATTGCCGTTCAACTCCTCACGCTCGGCTTGCTCTTTGTGTTGATGGGCCTGTTTAGCACCGCCACGGTCGCCTTCAGTGCGGGTCATGTGGGGACGTTTCTGCGCCGGAATCCAGTCGTCATGCGTTGGCAAAATAAAACGGTGGGGGGTATCTATTGTGGTCTGGGCATTCGGCTGGCGTTACAGGAACAATAA
- a CDS encoding adenylyltransferase/cytidyltransferase family protein — translation MSSLYTLDRLQAAIATHPDHWRPLVFTNGCFDLLHVGHLRYLTAAKTHGKRLVVGLNSDRSVAQLKPPQPGQPPRPIIPEQQRAELLAGLKPVDAVILFSELRATPLINALQPDIYVKGGDYTPATLPEYPDVIAYGGRVALIQVEIPTSTTGIIQRIRGTGQDTI, via the coding sequence ATGTCATCACTTTATACGCTAGATCGGCTCCAAGCTGCGATCGCCACCCACCCCGATCACTGGCGGCCGTTGGTCTTCACCAACGGCTGTTTTGATCTCCTCCATGTGGGCCATCTCCGCTACCTCACCGCCGCCAAAACCCACGGCAAACGCCTTGTGGTCGGCCTGAATAGCGATCGCTCCGTTGCCCAACTCAAGCCCCCCCAACCCGGCCAACCTCCCCGCCCGATCATTCCCGAACAGCAACGCGCCGAACTCCTCGCCGGACTCAAACCCGTCGATGCTGTCATCCTCTTTTCCGAACTCCGCGCCACCCCCTTGATCAACGCCCTCCAACCCGATATCTACGTCAAAGGCGGCGACTACACCCCCGCCACCCTCCCCGAATATCCCGACGTGATCGCCTACGGGGGGCGCGTTGCACTGATCCAAGTCGAAATTCCCACCTCCACCACCGGGATTATTCAGCGCATCCGAGGGACAGGGCAAGATACAATCTAG
- a CDS encoding GUN4 domain-containing protein, whose translation MSDQNSTALPPNPDELAAELEQAFTTGTLKTQLATVDRLTATGEEGLNALQTYLLDSEDSPPTPARGKIYQRLIQAENGAIATLLEATYPDGIVTPQSERDVDYQTLQDALIVQDYLTADRLSIQLLCELVGPAAVQRKWLYFSEVDKIPIPDFQTLDLLWQTYSEGKFGFSVQRKLWLSLGKNFTKLWERIGWRQDNNWTRYPNSFTWNLTAPQGHLPLSNQLRGVRTFEAILNHPAWQTSAP comes from the coding sequence ATGAGCGACCAGAACAGCACCGCCTTACCCCCCAATCCTGACGAACTCGCCGCCGAACTAGAGCAAGCCTTCACCACTGGCACGCTCAAAACTCAACTTGCCACGGTGGATCGCCTCACGGCTACGGGTGAAGAGGGTTTAAACGCGCTACAGACCTACCTCCTCGATAGTGAAGACAGCCCCCCCACCCCGGCACGGGGCAAGATCTACCAACGCTTGATCCAGGCGGAGAATGGTGCGATCGCAACCCTCCTCGAAGCCACCTATCCCGACGGCATCGTCACCCCCCAATCCGAGCGCGATGTAGACTATCAAACCCTCCAAGATGCCCTGATCGTCCAAGACTACCTCACCGCCGATCGCCTCTCGATCCAACTCCTCTGCGAACTCGTTGGCCCCGCCGCCGTCCAGCGCAAATGGCTCTACTTCTCAGAAGTGGATAAAATCCCCATCCCCGACTTCCAAACCCTGGATCTCCTCTGGCAAACCTATTCCGAGGGCAAATTCGGCTTTTCCGTCCAGCGCAAACTGTGGCTCAGCCTCGGCAAAAACTTCACCAAACTCTGGGAGCGCATCGGCTGGCGACAGGACAACAACTGGACGCGCTACCCCAACAGCTTCACCTGGAATCTCACCGCCCCCCAAGGCCATCTCCCCCTTTCCAACCAACTCCGGGGTGTCCGCACCTTCGAGGCGATCTTGAATCACCCCGCCTGGCAAACCTCCGCCCCCTAA
- a CDS encoding lysylphosphatidylglycerol synthase domain-containing protein, with translation MKRWMQQMVRSLIVGGALFFLASTLRHHWQQITPLTTAAIQWPWIAAGFVVTLLAHSWSGWVWGWILAELAPQISPRWAIATYLQTTIAKYIPGNVWHLYGRIHAAQTQGLSLTAATFSTLIEPLLMAAAALLVALLTWPVGITLWQPIALLGILIAIHPQVLNLGLCWLARWKRSDQAPMQIHRYPWRPFGGEVVFVALRSLGFYCTVAGLMPVALGELPRVVSAFAIAWVLGLVLPGAPGGLGVFESVAVALLSSQYFFAIALYRLSNTLAEAVGAGLAWLLPSEHQSGR, from the coding sequence ATGAAACGATGGATGCAACAAATGGTGCGATCGCTCATTGTGGGCGGTGCGCTCTTTTTCCTAGCATCCACCCTCCGCCACCATTGGCAACAGATTACCCCCCTAACCACGGCAGCAATCCAATGGCCCTGGATCGCTGCCGGATTTGTTGTGACCCTGCTCGCCCATAGTTGGTCCGGTTGGGTCTGGGGCTGGATTCTCGCCGAGCTTGCACCCCAGATTTCCCCCCGCTGGGCGATCGCCACCTATCTCCAAACCACGATCGCCAAATATATCCCCGGCAACGTCTGGCATCTCTACGGCCGCATCCACGCCGCCCAAACCCAAGGCCTTTCCCTCACTGCCGCCACCTTCTCCACCCTGATCGAACCCCTCCTGATGGCCGCCGCCGCCCTCCTCGTCGCCCTCCTCACCTGGCCCGTAGGGATCACCCTCTGGCAACCCATCGCCCTCCTGGGCATTTTGATCGCGATTCATCCCCAGGTGCTCAACCTCGGCCTGTGCTGGCTGGCCCGCTGGAAACGCAGCGACCAAGCCCCGATGCAGATCCACCGCTACCCCTGGCGGCCCTTTGGCGGTGAGGTGGTTTTTGTGGCGTTGCGATCGCTGGGCTTCTATTGCACCGTGGCGGGGTTGATGCCCGTGGCGTTGGGAGAATTACCCCGCGTGGTGAGTGCCTTTGCGATCGCTTGGGTGTTGGGGTTGGTGTTGCCCGGTGCGCCAGGGGGGTTGGGGGTGTTTGAATCGGTGGCGGTGGCTTTGTTGTCGAGTCAGTATTTTTTTGCGATCGCCCTCTATCGCCTCAGTAACACCCTCGCCGAAGCCGTCGGAGCCGGGTTAGCCTGGCTCCTGCCATCCGAACATCAATCCGGGCGATGA
- a CDS encoding ABC transporter ATP-binding protein — translation MHADAKGVQLRSVTKKYGLFTAVENITLDIPAGSYCCLLGPSGCGKTTTLRMLAGHETVTSGDIFIGTERVTEQPPAQRNTAMVFQNYALFPHKTVWDNVGFGLKMRGVPERDRTPVIEEMLALVGMESFAHRKPTQLSGGQQQRIALARALANRPQVLLLDEPLSALDESLRIKTRSELRRLQKKFGMTFIQVTHAQDEAFSLSDVIVVMDHGRVDQVGSGMEIYTQPASTFVAQFVGDNNIFRGTVRESEPGETGRDRIGLDVPDVGPIHCIGHASPTGQAAACCIRADQLQISDPNSPAPHPNHLTARIVAVEFTGYITRISLLQENNGQELLYKAQTEAWLATDYQEGQVVTLSWAPSDCIFLPH, via the coding sequence TTGCATGCTGATGCTAAGGGAGTGCAACTGCGATCGGTAACCAAAAAGTATGGCTTGTTCACTGCTGTTGAAAATATCACCCTCGACATTCCGGCCGGATCATATTGTTGTCTCCTCGGCCCCAGTGGTTGCGGAAAAACCACCACCCTCCGAATGTTGGCGGGTCATGAAACGGTTACATCCGGTGATATTTTCATTGGCACTGAGCGAGTAACGGAACAACCGCCCGCCCAACGAAATACCGCCATGGTGTTTCAAAACTACGCGCTTTTTCCCCATAAAACGGTTTGGGATAATGTGGGATTTGGCCTGAAAATGCGGGGCGTACCGGAGCGCGATCGCACTCCCGTCATTGAAGAAATGCTCGCCCTCGTGGGCATGGAATCCTTCGCCCACCGCAAACCCACCCAACTCAGCGGTGGTCAACAGCAACGGATTGCCCTCGCCCGTGCCCTCGCCAACCGTCCCCAAGTGCTGCTCTTGGACGAACCCTTGAGCGCCCTTGACGAATCCCTCCGGATCAAAACCCGCAGCGAACTGCGCCGCCTCCAAAAAAAGTTTGGTATGACGTTTATTCAAGTCACCCATGCCCAGGATGAGGCCTTTTCCCTCTCGGATGTGATCGTGGTGATGGATCATGGGCGGGTGGATCAAGTGGGGAGCGGTATGGAAATTTATACCCAGCCCGCCTCTACCTTCGTGGCGCAGTTTGTCGGGGATAACAACATCTTTCGCGGCACGGTGCGGGAGTCGGAACCAGGGGAAACGGGGCGCGATCGCATTGGTCTCGATGTCCCCGACGTGGGGCCCATCCACTGTATCGGCCATGCCTCCCCCACGGGTCAAGCCGCTGCCTGTTGCATCCGCGCCGATCAACTCCAGATCAGCGACCCCAATAGCCCCGCTCCCCATCCGAACCACCTCACCGCCCGCATCGTTGCCGTGGAATTCACCGGCTACATTACCCGGATTTCCCTCCTGCAAGAAAACAACGGTCAAGAACTGCTGTACAAAGCCCAAACCGAGGCCTGGCTTGCCACGGACTATCAAGAAGGTCAAGTCGTGACCCTCAGTTGGGCCCCATCGGATTGTATTTTTCTGCCCCATTAG
- the mtnC gene encoding acireductone synthase, with protein MIRCIITDIEGTTTSISFVFDVLFPYFRSHLPTLVNRTQEPEIAAVLAEVKAIVKTEEGREIDDRAALEQLDGWAKCDRKIAPLKTLQGILWAEGFHSGAFQGHIYDDVPANLKEWHSQDIQLGIYSSGSVGAQKLLFGYSQWGDLTPYFSHYFDLAVGGKRETGSYQAIAAAVQCLPDAILFLSDVEAELDAAAAAGLHTLQLVRPGTAASSRHATVNNFDEITAQLPTLGLEQGA; from the coding sequence ATGATTCGTTGCATTATTACCGACATTGAAGGCACAACCACATCGATTAGTTTTGTCTTTGATGTGTTGTTTCCCTACTTCCGATCGCACCTGCCCACCCTCGTCAATCGCACCCAAGAGCCGGAAATTGCTGCGGTTTTAGCAGAGGTGAAGGCGATCGTTAAAACCGAAGAAGGGCGAGAGATTGACGATCGCGCCGCCCTTGAACAGTTGGATGGGTGGGCGAAGTGCGATCGCAAAATTGCCCCCCTCAAAACCCTCCAAGGCATCCTCTGGGCCGAAGGCTTCCACAGCGGCGCATTCCAAGGCCATATCTATGACGACGTGCCCGCCAACCTCAAGGAATGGCACAGCCAAGATATTCAACTGGGCATCTATTCATCCGGCTCTGTCGGGGCGCAAAAATTATTGTTTGGCTATTCCCAATGGGGGGATTTAACGCCCTATTTTAGTCATTATTTTGACCTGGCCGTGGGGGGTAAACGGGAAACGGGGTCCTATCAAGCGATCGCCGCTGCGGTGCAATGTTTACCCGACGCGATCCTCTTCCTCTCCGATGTGGAAGCCGAACTCGATGCAGCGGCAGCAGCAGGCTTGCACACCCTACAATTAGTGCGCCCTGGAACCGCTGCAAGTTCCCGCCACGCCACCGTTAACAATTTTGACGAAATCACCGCCCAACTCCCCACCCTCGGCCTTGAACAAGGGGCTTAA
- a CDS encoding NADP-dependent isocitrate dehydrogenase encodes MYEKITPPTVGTPITFENGNPIVPNDPIIPFIRGDGTGVDIWPATEKVIDAAVAHAYGGDRKIHWFKVYAGDEACDLYGTYQYLPEDTLTAIKDYGIAIKGPLTTPVGGGIRSLNVALRQINDLYACVRPCRYYPGTPSPHKTPEKLDIIVYRENTEDIYLGIEWREGSAIAQKLIAYLNDDLIPATPEHGKKQIPLDAGIGIKPISKTGTQRLVRRAILHALRLPPAKQQVTLVHKGNIMKYTEGAFRDWGYELATTEFRDQCVTERESWILSNKEANPDISIEANAHQIDPGYDSLTPEKQQVICEEVKSVLAAIWDSHGDGQWKEKVMVNDRIADSIFQQIQTRPDEYSILATMNLNGDYLSDAAAAIVGGLGMGPGANIGDTCAIFEATHGTAPKHAGLDRINPGSVILSGVMMLEFMGWQEAADLIKQGLGDAIASQKVTYDLARMLTPPVEPLKCSEFAQAIIDGF; translated from the coding sequence ATGTACGAAAAAATCACTCCCCCGACTGTTGGCACGCCCATCACATTTGAAAACGGCAACCCGATTGTGCCGAATGATCCGATTATCCCCTTTATTCGTGGCGATGGCACGGGGGTCGATATTTGGCCCGCCACGGAAAAAGTCATTGATGCAGCGGTGGCCCATGCCTATGGGGGCGATCGCAAAATCCACTGGTTCAAAGTCTACGCCGGCGATGAAGCCTGTGACCTCTACGGCACCTATCAATACCTGCCCGAAGATACCCTCACCGCCATCAAAGACTACGGGATCGCGATCAAAGGCCCCCTCACCACCCCCGTCGGCGGCGGGATTCGCTCCCTCAACGTCGCCCTGCGGCAGATCAACGACCTCTACGCCTGCGTCCGTCCCTGTCGCTACTACCCCGGCACACCGTCCCCCCACAAAACCCCCGAAAAACTCGACATCATCGTCTATCGGGAAAACACCGAAGATATTTATCTCGGCATTGAATGGCGCGAAGGCAGTGCGATCGCCCAAAAACTGATCGCCTACCTCAACGACGACCTGATCCCCGCCACCCCCGAACATGGCAAAAAACAAATTCCCCTCGATGCCGGGATTGGGATTAAACCGATCAGTAAAACCGGCACCCAGCGCCTCGTGCGCCGCGCCATCCTCCACGCCCTGCGTCTGCCCCCCGCCAAACAACAGGTGACCCTCGTCCACAAGGGCAACATCATGAAATACACCGAAGGGGCGTTTCGGGATTGGGGTTATGAATTGGCCACGACGGAGTTTCGCGACCAATGCGTCACGGAACGGGAATCCTGGATTTTGAGCAACAAAGAAGCGAATCCCGATATTTCCATCGAAGCCAACGCCCACCAGATCGACCCCGGTTATGATTCTCTTACCCCGGAAAAACAACAGGTCATCTGTGAAGAGGTGAAATCTGTCCTTGCAGCAATTTGGGACAGCCACGGCGATGGCCAGTGGAAAGAGAAGGTGATGGTGAACGATCGCATCGCTGACAGCATCTTCCAACAGATCCAAACCCGCCCCGATGAATATTCCATCCTCGCCACGATGAACCTCAACGGGGATTATCTATCCGATGCCGCCGCTGCGATCGTGGGCGGTCTTGGGATGGGCCCAGGGGCGAATATTGGCGACACCTGCGCCATCTTTGAAGCCACCCACGGCACCGCACCGAAACACGCCGGCTTGGATCGGATTAACCCCGGTTCGGTGATTCTCTCTGGGGTGATGATGCTGGAGTTCATGGGCTGGCAAGAGGCCGCAGACTTAATTAAGCAGGGCTTAGGGGATGCGATCGCCTCCCAAAAAGTCACCTACGACCTCGCCCGGATGCTGACCCCCCCCGTCGAACCCTTGAAATGCTCCGAATTCGCCCAAGCGATCATCGACGGTTTCTAA
- a CDS encoding cation:proton antiporter, translating into MMLLPHLPWPSALLLEAAPAEADSSLILAGVLLSLVVIYFASKLGGELSKLVNLPPVLGELVGGVVVGVSFLHLLIFPEGGATASDSLLITVLETVAGLTPEAAAGVFQSQGEVVSVLAELGVIVLLFEIGLESDLRELQKVGYQAALVAIVGVVAPFAGGTLGLMFFFHVTAIPAIFAGAALTATSIGITSKVLSEIGRLKSTEGQMIVGAAVIDDVLGIIVLAVVASLAKTGEVDLVNVAWLIVSATVFLLGAIFLGKFFNRSFEAVAQSLQTRGNLVIPALTFALIMAFLANVIHLEAILGAFAAGLVLDETDLRKELDRQIMPIADILVPIFFVSVGAKADLGVLNPFVAENRAGLVIAVFLLAIAIVGKLVTGWVVFGTPGINRFAIGVGMIPRGEVGLVFAGIGSASGVLDKPLEAAIIIMVILTTFLAPPFLRIAFQQSPPLDPTPDPNPAAS; encoded by the coding sequence ATGATGCTACTTCCCCATCTTCCCTGGCCCAGTGCCCTCCTCCTCGAAGCCGCACCGGCTGAAGCAGACTCCTCCCTAATCTTGGCGGGTGTCCTGCTCAGTTTAGTGGTCATCTACTTCGCCAGTAAACTTGGCGGCGAACTCTCCAAACTCGTCAACCTCCCCCCCGTTTTAGGTGAACTCGTCGGCGGGGTCGTGGTCGGTGTCTCTTTTCTCCATCTCCTGATCTTCCCCGAAGGTGGAGCCACCGCCAGTGATTCCCTCTTGATCACCGTCCTTGAAACCGTTGCCGGTCTGACTCCGGAGGCCGCCGCAGGTGTGTTTCAGAGTCAAGGTGAAGTAGTTTCTGTCTTAGCAGAATTGGGAGTCATTGTCCTACTCTTTGAAATTGGCCTAGAATCTGATCTCCGCGAATTACAAAAAGTCGGGTATCAAGCCGCCCTCGTTGCGATCGTCGGCGTGGTTGCGCCCTTCGCCGGGGGAACCTTGGGCTTGATGTTCTTCTTCCATGTCACCGCCATTCCCGCCATTTTTGCCGGGGCCGCCCTCACCGCCACCAGCATCGGCATCACCTCTAAAGTCCTCTCCGAAATCGGCCGCCTCAAGTCCACCGAAGGTCAAATGATCGTCGGTGCAGCGGTGATTGACGATGTGCTGGGTATTATCGTCTTGGCCGTTGTCGCCAGTCTCGCGAAAACCGGTGAAGTAGACCTCGTTAATGTGGCTTGGTTGATCGTCAGCGCCACCGTGTTCCTCTTAGGCGCGATTTTCTTGGGTAAATTCTTTAACCGCTCCTTTGAGGCTGTGGCGCAAAGCCTGCAAACCCGTGGAAATCTCGTCATTCCGGCGTTAACCTTCGCGCTCATTATGGCGTTTTTGGCCAATGTGATTCACCTCGAAGCGATTCTAGGGGCGTTTGCCGCTGGTTTGGTGTTGGATGAAACGGATCTGCGCAAGGAGTTAGATCGTCAAATCATGCCGATCGCAGATATTCTCGTCCCGATCTTCTTCGTCTCTGTGGGGGCAAAAGCTGACCTGGGCGTGCTGAATCCCTTTGTGGCGGAAAACCGCGCCGGATTGGTGATTGCGGTGTTCTTGCTGGCGATCGCGATCGTCGGCAAACTAGTCACCGGCTGGGTCGTCTTCGGCACACCGGGGATTAATCGGTTTGCGATCGGCGTGGGCATGATCCCACGGGGTGAAGTGGGTCTCGTCTTCGCGGGCATCGGTTCAGCCAGTGGCGTGTTAGATAAACCCCTCGAAGCCGCGATCATCATCATGGTGATCCTCACCACCTTCCTCGCCCCGCCCTTCCTCCGCATCGCCTTCCAACAATCTCCACCCCTCGACCCCACCCCCGACCCCAACCCCGCAGCCTCCTAA
- a CDS encoding RusA family crossover junction endodeoxyribonuclease, translating into MDGPPVSQQTRRRERLREWQGVVRQEAEKYWPPGQKVATRSMMLQITYFYDTGAIDVDNIIKPIQDAIIGLAYIDDDQVTDVLARKRNLSGNFKVKNMTVTLAEGFSRGNEFLHIIVADAPDQEVLI; encoded by the coding sequence GTGGATGGGCCACCTGTATCGCAACAGACTCGTAGGCGTGAGCGCCTTAGAGAGTGGCAAGGAGTGGTACGACAGGAGGCAGAAAAATATTGGCCACCAGGACAAAAAGTGGCTACACGTTCAATGATGCTACAAATAACCTACTTCTATGATACTGGTGCAATCGATGTGGACAATATCATCAAGCCGATCCAGGATGCCATAATTGGATTAGCCTACATTGACGATGATCAAGTCACTGATGTTCTCGCCAGGAAGCGGAACTTATCGGGTAACTTTAAAGTAAAAAATATGACCGTAACCTTAGCAGAAGGCTTTTCTCGTGGCAACGAATTTCTGCACATTATTGTCGCTGATGCTCCTGACCAAGAGGTATTGATCTGA